In a single window of the Motilibacter peucedani genome:
- a CDS encoding NAD(P)/FAD-dependent oxidoreductase, with translation MDEYDVVVVGGGAAGLSGALALVRSRRSVLVLDGQEPRNAPAGHVHNYLGREGTPPQELLATGRSEVEAYGGTVTYAVVRSAELVGDRFVVTTAERQVRARRLLVATGLVDRLPDVPGLQERWGRDVLHCPYCHGWEVRDQRIGILATGPVALHHAQLFRQLSPHVTLLLHGTTAPAPEESEQLAARGIPVVEGPVEELVVRDDRLTGVRLSTGQVVELNALAVAPRFEARTLPGLGLATEDLVVNGHVLGSAVPADPTGATGVPGVWVAGNVTNLMAQVIASAAQGLTAGAAINADLVAEDVRSAVAARQAA, from the coding sequence ATGGACGAGTACGACGTGGTGGTGGTCGGCGGCGGAGCAGCCGGCCTCAGCGGGGCCCTGGCGCTGGTGCGCTCGCGGCGCTCGGTGCTGGTCCTCGACGGCCAGGAGCCGCGCAACGCGCCCGCCGGGCACGTGCACAACTACCTCGGCCGTGAGGGCACACCGCCGCAGGAGCTGCTCGCGACAGGCCGATCGGAGGTGGAGGCATACGGAGGCACGGTGACGTACGCAGTGGTCCGGTCCGCCGAGCTCGTCGGCGACAGGTTCGTGGTGACCACGGCAGAGCGCCAGGTGCGCGCCCGCCGGCTCCTCGTCGCGACCGGCCTGGTCGACCGGCTGCCCGACGTCCCCGGCCTGCAGGAGCGGTGGGGACGCGACGTCCTGCACTGCCCCTACTGCCACGGCTGGGAGGTGCGCGACCAGCGCATCGGCATCCTCGCCACCGGGCCGGTGGCGCTGCACCACGCCCAGCTCTTCCGCCAGCTGAGCCCGCACGTGACGCTGCTCCTCCACGGCACGACAGCCCCCGCGCCCGAGGAGTCCGAGCAGCTGGCAGCACGCGGGATCCCGGTGGTCGAGGGTCCCGTGGAGGAGCTGGTGGTCCGCGACGACCGGCTCACCGGCGTACGCCTCTCGACCGGGCAGGTCGTCGAGCTCAACGCGCTCGCGGTGGCACCGCGCTTCGAGGCGCGGACCCTCCCCGGGCTCGGCCTGGCCACCGAGGACCTCGTCGTCAACGGCCACGTCCTGGGCAGTGCCGTCCCGGCCGACCCGACGGGCGCCACCGGCGTGCCAGGTGTGTGGGTGGCGGGCAACGTCACCAACCTCATGGCTCAGGTCATCGCCTCCGCCGCACAGGGGCTCACCGCAGGCGCAGCCATCAACGCCGACCTGGTCGCCGAGGACGTCCGCTCGGCGGTCGCCGCCCGCCAGGCCGCGTGA
- a CDS encoding DNA gyrase/topoisomerase IV subunit A, translating into MARGSRTTTPPPEVPERILDVDVSEEMQGSYLEYAYSVIYSRALPDARDGLKPVHRRIVYQMGEMGLRPDRGHVKSARVVGEVMGRLHPHGDGAIYDALVRMAQPFSMRLPLVDGHGNFGSPDAGPAAMRYTECRPDAPAMLLLDGIDEDTVDFRPNYDGQEQEPEVLPAAFPNLLVNGASGIAVGMATNMAPHNLGEVIAAARHLIASPDASLDDLMRFVPGPDLPSGGRIVGLEGVREAYETGRGTFRTRATTSVESITARRKGIVVTEFPWGVGPERVKEKIGELVRAKKLQGISDVEDLTDAKNGTRLVIEVKNGFVPEAVLEQLYRLTPMEESFGINNVALVDGQPRTLGLRELLQVYVDHRTSVVRRRSVFRRRKREDRLHLVLGMLIAIVDIDEVIAIVRTSDDTAQARQRLMTVFDLSEVQATYILDMPLRRLTRYSRIELETERDQLQSEIDELTAILEDERRLRRLVSSELAEVAKNHATPRRTVLLESAGLPVKSAAVPLEVADDPCFVLLSTTGLLARTTSREPLPSEGERVRHDALVSSCATTARGEIGLVTTAGRLLRLPVIDLPALPPVAGLPSLAGGAPVSELLPLEAHEQVLAVCSLSAESVGLALGTAQGIVKRVVPEYPATQEFFPVIRLEPGDRVVGAVELVTGQEELVFVTSDAQLLRFGAEAVRPQGRAGGGIAGVRLAAKQSVVFFGAVDPSLPTVVVTLASSTGALPGTGGSVKVAPFTEYPAKGRATGGVRAHRFLRGEDSLALAWVGPAPARGAAATGMPVDLPAADGRRDGSGVPSDVAAVGGTPLGVLVQPAS; encoded by the coding sequence ATGGCCCGCGGCAGCCGTACGACCACTCCCCCGCCCGAGGTCCCGGAGCGCATCCTCGACGTCGACGTCTCCGAGGAGATGCAGGGGTCCTACCTGGAGTACGCCTACAGCGTCATCTACTCCCGGGCGCTTCCCGACGCGCGCGACGGCCTCAAGCCCGTGCACCGCCGCATCGTCTACCAGATGGGCGAGATGGGGCTGCGCCCCGACCGCGGCCACGTCAAGAGCGCGCGCGTCGTCGGCGAGGTGATGGGTCGGCTGCACCCGCACGGCGACGGCGCGATCTACGACGCGCTCGTGCGCATGGCCCAGCCGTTCTCGATGCGCCTGCCGCTCGTCGACGGCCACGGCAACTTCGGCTCGCCGGACGCCGGCCCGGCCGCGATGCGCTACACCGAGTGCCGCCCCGACGCGCCCGCCATGCTGCTGCTCGACGGCATCGACGAGGACACCGTCGACTTCCGGCCCAACTACGACGGGCAGGAGCAGGAGCCGGAGGTGCTCCCCGCGGCCTTCCCGAACCTGCTGGTCAACGGCGCGTCGGGCATCGCGGTCGGCATGGCGACGAACATGGCGCCGCACAACCTCGGCGAGGTCATCGCCGCCGCCCGCCACCTGATCGCCTCGCCCGACGCCTCGCTCGACGACCTCATGCGGTTCGTGCCGGGCCCCGACCTGCCCAGCGGCGGGCGCATCGTCGGGCTCGAGGGCGTCCGCGAGGCCTACGAGACGGGCCGCGGCACGTTCCGCACCCGGGCGACGACGTCGGTCGAGAGCATCACCGCGCGGCGCAAGGGCATCGTCGTCACCGAGTTCCCGTGGGGCGTCGGGCCCGAGCGCGTGAAGGAGAAGATCGGCGAGCTCGTCCGGGCCAAGAAGCTCCAGGGCATCAGCGACGTCGAGGACCTCACCGACGCCAAGAACGGCACCCGCCTGGTCATCGAGGTGAAGAACGGCTTCGTCCCCGAGGCCGTGCTCGAGCAGCTCTACCGGCTCACTCCCATGGAGGAGTCGTTCGGCATCAACAACGTCGCCCTCGTCGACGGCCAGCCGCGCACCCTGGGTCTGCGCGAGCTGCTCCAGGTCTACGTCGACCACCGCACCTCGGTGGTCCGGCGGCGCTCGGTGTTCCGGCGCCGCAAGCGCGAGGACCGCCTGCACCTGGTGCTGGGCATGCTCATCGCGATCGTCGACATCGACGAGGTCATCGCGATCGTCCGCACGTCCGACGACACGGCGCAGGCGCGCCAGCGGTTGATGACGGTCTTCGACCTGTCGGAGGTCCAGGCCACCTACATACTCGACATGCCGCTGCGGCGGCTGACGCGCTACTCGCGCATCGAGCTCGAGACCGAGCGCGACCAGCTGCAGAGCGAGATCGACGAGCTGACAGCCATCCTCGAGGACGAGCGGCGCCTGCGGAGGCTGGTGTCCTCGGAGCTCGCGGAGGTCGCGAAGAACCACGCGACACCACGGCGTACCGTCCTGCTCGAGAGCGCGGGCCTGCCGGTGAAGTCGGCGGCGGTGCCGCTCGAGGTCGCCGACGACCCGTGCTTCGTGCTCCTGTCGACCACCGGGCTGCTGGCCCGCACGACCTCGCGCGAGCCGCTGCCGTCCGAGGGCGAGCGCGTGCGACACGACGCCCTGGTCTCGTCGTGCGCCACCACCGCGCGCGGCGAGATCGGCCTGGTCACCACAGCGGGCCGGCTGCTCCGCCTGCCGGTCATCGACCTGCCCGCGCTGCCGCCGGTCGCCGGACTGCCCTCGCTGGCCGGAGGTGCGCCGGTGTCGGAGCTGCTGCCGCTCGAGGCCCACGAGCAGGTGCTGGCGGTGTGCTCGCTGTCGGCCGAGTCGGTCGGTCTCGCCCTCGGCACCGCGCAGGGCATCGTCAAGCGCGTGGTGCCCGAATACCCTGCGACGCAGGAGTTCTTCCCCGTCATCCGGCTCGAGCCGGGTGACCGGGTGGTCGGCGCCGTCGAGCTCGTCACCGGCCAGGAGGAGCTGGTCTTCGTGACCAGCGACGCGCAGCTGCTGCGCTTCGGGGCCGAGGCCGTGCGACCCCAGGGTCGGGCGGGCGGCGGCATCGCGGGGGTCCGGCTCGCCGCCAAGCAGTCGGTCGTCTTCTTCGGCGCGGTCGACCCGTCGCTCCCGACCGTCGTGGTGACGCTCGCGTCGTCGACCGGTGCACTGCCCGGCACGGGCGGCAGCGTCAAGGTCGCGCCGTTCACGGAGTACCCCGCCAAGGGTCGCGCGACCGGCGGCGTGCGCGCGCACCGCTTCCTGCGCGGCGAGGACTCGCTGGCCCTCGCCTGGGTCGGCCCGGCGCCGGCCCGCGGTGCGGCGGCCACCGGCATGCCGGTCGACCTGCCTGCAGCCGACGGCCGCCGTGACGGCTCGGGCGTCCCCAGCGACGTCGCCGCCGTGGGCGGCACGCCCCTCGGCGTCCTCGTCCAGCCCGCGTCCTGA
- the pip gene encoding prolyl aminopeptidase — protein sequence MSAYAVAAPTARGVLDVGDGHRVSWTVSGSATGWPAVLLHGGPGSGSSESWRSFLDPDRYRIVQFDQRGSGSSTPSAGDASTDLSTNTTSHLIGDIERLRSHLGVDRWLVLGGSWGSTLALAYAQAHPERVSELVLFAVATTTRREVEWVTREMGRVFPREWERFRDVVPAGRRDGDLSAAYAELLASPDPVVRERAAAEWCRWEDTHVSLVPGYRHDARYDDPAFRMRFARLVTHYWSHAAFLPDGGLEDGMAALTDVPGVLVHGRLDVSSPLDSAWRLHTRWPGSELVVLDSDGHGGPGFAAALAAATDRLADRREDHPSEGRAERRVR from the coding sequence GTGAGCGCGTACGCGGTGGCCGCGCCGACCGCGCGCGGGGTGCTCGACGTCGGCGACGGCCACCGGGTGAGCTGGACGGTCAGCGGCAGCGCCACCGGCTGGCCGGCGGTGCTGCTCCACGGCGGCCCGGGCAGCGGCTCGTCGGAGAGCTGGCGCTCGTTCCTCGACCCCGACCGCTACCGCATCGTCCAGTTCGACCAGCGCGGCTCCGGAAGCAGCACCCCGTCGGCCGGGGACGCATCGACAGACCTGTCGACGAACACCACCTCGCACCTCATCGGCGACATCGAACGGCTGCGCTCGCACCTGGGCGTCGACCGCTGGCTGGTACTAGGTGGTTCGTGGGGCAGCACCCTCGCACTCGCCTACGCACAGGCGCATCCTGAGCGCGTGAGCGAGCTCGTGCTCTTCGCCGTGGCCACGACGACCCGGCGCGAGGTCGAGTGGGTGACCCGCGAGATGGGCCGGGTCTTCCCGCGGGAGTGGGAGCGGTTCCGCGACGTCGTGCCCGCCGGGCGGCGCGACGGGGACCTGAGCGCCGCGTACGCCGAGCTGCTCGCCTCTCCGGACCCGGTCGTCCGCGAGCGCGCCGCGGCCGAGTGGTGCCGGTGGGAGGACACCCACGTCTCGCTCGTGCCGGGCTACCGGCATGACGCCCGCTACGACGACCCGGCGTTCCGCATGCGCTTCGCCCGGCTGGTCACGCACTACTGGTCGCACGCAGCGTTCCTCCCCGACGGCGGGCTGGAGGACGGCATGGCTGCCCTCACGGACGTGCCCGGCGTCCTGGTCCACGGCCGCCTCGACGTGTCGAGCCCCCTCGACAGCGCGTGGCGGCTGCACACCAGGTGGCCCGGCAGCGAGCTCGTCGTGCTCGACTCCGACGGTCACGGCGGGCCGGGCTTCGCCGCCGCCCTCGCCGCGGCGACCGACCGCCTGGCCGACCGCCGCGAGGACCACCCCAGCGAGGGCCGAGCGGAACGACGGGTCAGATGA
- a CDS encoding helix-turn-helix transcriptional regulator has protein sequence MMRIPVRVQGRDPIIEAGVASSLRPCPEIRVVGADDPDTARVAVVVVDAVDDEALRLLRLARRGGTARAVLVAGRLDEGTVSTAVESGALGLVRRSEATPARLLRVIKAADVGQGSVPPDLLGRLLQRAGERSVPSQRSAAPAGGPVLGAVGGVLADREVEVLRLVADGYDTAEIARTMSYSERTIKNVLHDVMSRLQLRNRSHAVAYALRQGLI, from the coding sequence ATGATGCGGATCCCGGTGCGAGTGCAGGGACGAGACCCGATCATCGAGGCGGGAGTGGCGAGCTCGCTGCGCCCGTGCCCGGAGATCCGGGTCGTCGGGGCCGACGACCCCGACACCGCGCGCGTCGCGGTCGTGGTCGTCGACGCGGTCGACGACGAGGCGCTGCGGCTGCTGCGCCTGGCGCGTCGCGGAGGGACGGCGCGCGCCGTGCTGGTCGCCGGCCGGCTCGACGAGGGCACGGTGTCCACCGCCGTCGAGTCGGGCGCGCTCGGCCTGGTCCGGCGCTCCGAGGCGACGCCGGCGCGCCTGCTCCGGGTCATCAAGGCCGCCGACGTCGGCCAGGGCAGCGTGCCGCCCGACCTGCTCGGCCGGCTGCTGCAGCGGGCGGGGGAGCGCTCGGTGCCGTCACAGCGGTCGGCTGCACCGGCCGGGGGTCCGGTGCTCGGCGCCGTCGGCGGCGTGCTGGCCGACCGGGAGGTCGAGGTGCTCCGGCTGGTCGCCGACGGCTACGACACGGCGGAGATCGCGCGCACGATGTCCTACTCCGAGCGCACCATCAAGAACGTGCTGCACGACGTGATGAGCCGGCTGCAGCTGCGCAACCGCTCGCACGCCGTCGCCTACGCGCTGCGGCAGGGGCTCATCTGA
- a CDS encoding bifunctional acetate--CoA ligase family protein/GNAT family N-acetyltransferase produces the protein METTARTREEERGYPDHWEADVVLRDGGTAHLRPIRPSDSDKLDAFHNAQSEESTYLRFFAPYPRLSERDLHRFTHVDHRDRVAIIALIGDEIVGVVRYDKINASQAEVAFNISDAHQGRGLGSVLLEHVAAAARERGITRFFAETLPSNARMINVFQEAGYTVAQDLDDGIVTVDFDLTPTADSVAVMRAREHRAEARSIQRVLRPQHVAVVGASRAYRTVGRTVLRNLEAAGFTGSVSVVNPGASEVAGHPAYPSVRDVPGEVDLAVIAVPAEAVEAVVVDCAARGVLGLVVLSVGFGEDGSAEGRRRQRELVRLARSHGMRVIGPSSFGVVNTEPEVQLNASLAPVAPARGRIGMFSQAGALGLAILDGAAQRGLGMSTYVSAGNRADVSANDMLQYWQDDEGTSAVLLYLESIGNPRKFTRLARRVALDKPVVALRSGRASQGVPIGHSVRESRVPREAVDALFRQAGVIRVESISQLFDVGQLVATQPAPAGDRVAVVGNSDALGLLTADALESWRMQLAGDPVSVRPEATAEEFAAAVEQVFARDDVHSVVAVFMPPLVTPGQDVARVVADAAQRYGKTTVATFLGIRGVPEQLRGEPDGTMPPRGSVPSYPTPEEAVRALVAASRYAAWRRRPRGTVPELEGVDRVAARALVEERLAQAGEGERVRLDYADAATLLRHYGVRVEPTVFVSTVGEAVAAARRLGYPVVLKTAVPALRSRPDLSDVRLDLGDSTALVRAWSELRLSLGEEAVRDAMVQRMAPVGVPVVISALEDPLFGPVVTFGVGGVASEVLGDRTYRFPPVTDVDVAELVRGVKALPLLTGYRGGNEPVDLAAIEVLVQRVAQLKDDLPEVAEVVLDPVLTSAGGATVVRAVVWLARPGAREDVGPRRLV, from the coding sequence GTGGAGACGACGGCGCGTACGCGTGAGGAGGAGCGCGGCTACCCCGACCACTGGGAGGCCGACGTCGTGCTCCGCGACGGGGGCACCGCGCACCTGCGCCCCATCCGGCCGTCCGACTCGGACAAGCTGGACGCGTTCCACAACGCGCAGTCCGAGGAGTCGACCTACCTGCGGTTCTTCGCGCCCTACCCGCGCCTGTCCGAGCGCGACCTGCACCGCTTCACCCACGTCGACCACCGCGACCGCGTGGCGATCATCGCCCTGATCGGCGACGAGATCGTCGGCGTCGTCCGCTACGACAAGATCAACGCCAGCCAGGCCGAGGTGGCGTTCAACATCTCCGACGCGCACCAGGGCCGCGGGCTCGGCAGCGTGCTGCTCGAGCACGTCGCCGCCGCAGCGCGCGAGCGCGGCATCACCCGCTTCTTCGCCGAGACGCTGCCCAGCAACGCCCGCATGATCAACGTGTTCCAGGAGGCGGGCTACACCGTCGCCCAGGACCTCGACGACGGCATCGTCACCGTCGACTTCGACCTCACGCCGACCGCCGACTCGGTCGCCGTCATGCGGGCGCGCGAGCACCGCGCCGAGGCGCGCTCCATCCAGCGCGTGCTGCGCCCGCAGCACGTGGCGGTCGTCGGCGCCAGCCGCGCCTACCGCACCGTCGGGCGCACCGTGCTGCGCAACCTCGAGGCGGCCGGCTTCACCGGCTCGGTCTCCGTCGTCAACCCGGGGGCCTCCGAGGTGGCGGGCCACCCGGCCTACCCCAGCGTGCGCGACGTCCCGGGCGAGGTCGACCTGGCCGTCATCGCCGTGCCGGCCGAGGCGGTCGAGGCGGTGGTCGTCGACTGCGCGGCCAGGGGCGTGCTGGGGCTGGTTGTCCTGTCGGTCGGCTTCGGCGAGGACGGCTCGGCCGAGGGCCGCCGCCGCCAGCGCGAGCTCGTCCGGCTGGCGCGCTCCCACGGCATGCGCGTGATCGGGCCGAGCTCCTTCGGCGTCGTCAACACCGAGCCCGAGGTCCAGCTCAACGCCTCCCTCGCGCCGGTCGCGCCCGCGCGCGGGCGCATCGGGATGTTCAGCCAGGCAGGCGCACTGGGCCTCGCGATCCTCGACGGCGCCGCCCAGCGCGGGCTCGGCATGTCGACCTACGTCTCGGCCGGCAACCGCGCCGACGTCAGCGCCAACGACATGCTGCAGTACTGGCAGGACGACGAGGGCACCAGCGCGGTCCTGCTCTACCTCGAGTCCATCGGCAACCCGCGCAAGTTCACCCGCCTCGCCCGGCGGGTCGCCCTCGACAAGCCGGTCGTCGCGCTGCGCTCGGGGCGCGCGTCGCAGGGCGTGCCGATCGGCCACAGCGTGCGCGAGAGCCGCGTGCCCCGCGAGGCCGTCGACGCGCTGTTCCGCCAGGCCGGCGTCATCCGCGTCGAGTCGATCTCGCAGCTGTTCGACGTCGGCCAGCTCGTGGCGACGCAGCCCGCGCCGGCCGGCGACCGGGTGGCCGTCGTCGGCAACAGCGACGCGCTGGGCCTGCTCACCGCCGACGCGCTGGAGAGCTGGCGCATGCAGCTGGCCGGCGACCCCGTCTCCGTGCGTCCCGAGGCCACCGCCGAGGAGTTCGCCGCCGCCGTCGAGCAGGTGTTCGCCCGCGACGACGTCCACAGCGTGGTCGCGGTCTTCATGCCCCCCCTCGTGACGCCCGGCCAGGACGTCGCGAGGGTCGTCGCCGACGCCGCCCAGCGCTACGGCAAGACCACGGTCGCCACCTTCCTCGGCATCCGCGGCGTGCCCGAGCAGCTGCGCGGCGAGCCCGACGGCACCATGCCGCCGCGCGGGTCGGTGCCCTCCTACCCGACGCCCGAGGAGGCGGTCCGGGCGCTGGTCGCGGCCTCGCGCTACGCCGCGTGGCGCCGGCGCCCCCGCGGCACGGTGCCCGAGCTCGAGGGCGTCGACCGCGTCGCTGCCCGTGCGCTGGTCGAGGAGCGGCTGGCGCAGGCGGGGGAGGGCGAACGCGTACGCCTCGACTACGCCGACGCGGCCACGCTGCTCAGGCACTACGGCGTACGCGTCGAGCCGACCGTCTTCGTCAGCACCGTGGGCGAGGCGGTCGCGGCCGCCCGCCGGCTGGGCTACCCCGTCGTGCTCAAGACCGCGGTGCCGGCGCTGCGCTCCCGACCCGACCTCTCGGACGTCCGGCTCGACCTCGGCGACTCCACGGCGCTGGTGCGCGCGTGGAGCGAGCTGCGGCTCTCGCTCGGCGAGGAGGCCGTGCGCGACGCGATGGTGCAGCGCATGGCGCCCGTCGGCGTACCCGTGGTCATCTCGGCGCTCGAGGACCCGCTGTTCGGGCCCGTCGTCACGTTCGGGGTCGGCGGCGTCGCCAGCGAGGTGCTCGGCGACCGCACCTACCGCTTCCCGCCGGTCACCGACGTCGACGTCGCCGAGCTCGTCCGGGGCGTGAAGGCGCTGCCGCTGCTCACGGGCTACCGCGGCGGCAACGAGCCCGTCGACCTCGCTGCGATCGAGGTGCTGGTGCAGCGGGTGGCCCAGCTCAAGGACGACCTGCCCGAGGTGGCCGAGGTCGTGCTCGACCCGGTGCTCACCAGCGCGGGCGGCGCGACCGTCGTGCGGGCGGTCGTGTGGCTCGCGCGGCCCGGCGCGCGCGAGGACGTCGGGCCGCGACGGCTGGTCTGA
- a CDS encoding DUF5998 family protein translates to MADTKALDSMRQRIQRAGYYPDLVAEAVETALAGEPVEASLVHQETTFDGDEVRRHVTVLAITPTRLVVGHTDDSNEPGAPVATTSTEAVPLRKVGSVVVTRVVSDPASHQPGALPLEVTVTVGWGAVSRVDLEPAGCSDPNCEADHGYTGTLSADDLALRVSATAEGEEPVRQALEFARALSAATVRYSA, encoded by the coding sequence ATGGCGGACACCAAGGCCCTCGACAGCATGCGCCAGCGCATCCAGCGCGCCGGCTACTACCCGGACCTCGTCGCCGAGGCCGTGGAGACGGCGCTCGCCGGCGAGCCGGTCGAGGCCTCGCTGGTGCACCAGGAGACGACCTTCGACGGCGACGAGGTGCGCCGCCACGTCACCGTGCTGGCCATCACGCCGACGCGGCTGGTCGTGGGCCACACCGACGACTCCAACGAGCCCGGTGCGCCCGTCGCCACGACCTCCACCGAGGCCGTGCCGCTGCGCAAGGTCGGCAGCGTGGTCGTCACCCGTGTGGTGAGCGACCCGGCGAGCCACCAGCCCGGCGCGCTGCCGCTCGAGGTCACCGTCACCGTCGGCTGGGGTGCCGTGAGCCGCGTCGACCTCGAGCCCGCGGGGTGCAGCGACCCCAACTGCGAGGCCGACCACGGCTACACCGGCACGCTGTCGGCCGACGACCTCGCGCTGCGCGTCAGCGCGACCGCCGAGGGCGAGGAGCCGGTGCGCCAGGCCCTCGAGTTCGCGCGGGCGCTGTCGGCGGCGACCGTGCGCTACTCCGCCTGA
- a CDS encoding TIGR03118 family protein, translating to MHDHLDPPRRLTGSRASHLRRGLAAALAAGALVGLQVGLVTSPAQAAGKGAAHQGAYVQTDLVSDVPGRAQVTDPNLVNPWGVSFGPATPLWTANEGTATSTLYRGGAPGMPAAAVPLVVPTPPHSTGTVFNPTADAFALPDGTVSRFLFDDLGGSISAWAPGKPAATPVVTVPGASFTGLSVAVTEAGPRLYAADAAGNVVRVFDGSFRQVGELRSSGLPAGLSVYNVHVLGDSIYVTYAPPPGVESSVGGAIDLFKADGRFLRHLVIGGPLDGPWGLAIAPRHWGPFARDLLVGNEDSGQINAFNPRTGSYDGTVADASGMPITNDGLWGIAFGNGVIATPDTLIVAAGIDEYQHGLVAAITPTRVRAAD from the coding sequence ATGCACGACCACCTCGACCCACCCCGCCGCCTGACCGGCTCCCGAGCGAGCCACCTGCGCCGCGGCCTCGCCGCGGCCCTCGCGGCCGGTGCCCTCGTCGGCCTGCAGGTGGGCCTGGTCACCAGCCCGGCCCAGGCGGCGGGCAAGGGCGCCGCCCACCAGGGTGCCTACGTCCAGACAGACCTCGTCTCCGACGTCCCCGGCCGTGCGCAGGTCACGGACCCGAACCTCGTCAACCCGTGGGGGGTGTCCTTCGGCCCCGCGACCCCGCTGTGGACGGCCAACGAGGGCACCGCCACCAGCACGCTCTACCGCGGCGGTGCTCCCGGGATGCCGGCCGCAGCCGTACCCCTCGTCGTGCCGACACCGCCGCACTCCACCGGCACCGTCTTCAACCCGACTGCGGACGCCTTCGCGCTGCCCGACGGCACCGTGTCGCGCTTCCTGTTCGACGACCTCGGTGGAAGCATCTCGGCGTGGGCGCCCGGCAAGCCGGCGGCGACCCCGGTCGTCACGGTCCCCGGAGCCTCGTTCACCGGGCTGTCGGTGGCGGTGACCGAGGCGGGACCTCGCCTCTACGCCGCTGACGCGGCGGGCAACGTCGTCCGCGTGTTCGACGGGTCCTTCCGCCAGGTCGGCGAGCTGCGCAGCAGCGGACTGCCTGCAGGCCTGTCGGTCTACAACGTCCACGTGCTCGGCGACTCCATCTACGTGACCTACGCACCTCCGCCCGGGGTCGAGTCTTCGGTCGGCGGCGCCATCGACCTGTTCAAGGCCGACGGCCGCTTCCTGCGGCACCTGGTCATCGGTGGTCCGCTCGACGGGCCCTGGGGGCTCGCGATCGCGCCGCGCCACTGGGGTCCCTTCGCGCGCGACCTGCTCGTGGGCAACGAGGACAGCGGGCAGATCAACGCCTTCAACCCGCGCACGGGCAGCTACGACGGCACGGTCGCCGACGCCAGCGGCATGCCCATCACCAACGACGGGCTGTGGGGCATCGCCTTCGGCAACGGCGTGATCGCCACGCCCGACACGCTGATCGTGGCCGCAGGCATCGACGAGTACCAGCACGGTCTCGTCGCCGCCATCACCCCCACTCGGGTGCGCGCGGCGGACTGA
- a CDS encoding helix-turn-helix domain-containing protein, with the protein MVEDEELTAVLQAVGPRLRATRLQRGTTLAEVSTATGISVSTLSRLESGQRRPTLELLLALSRAHRVNLDELVGAPATGDARVRPKPVKHRGMTYLPLSRQAAGGLQAVKMLIPPHWPAGEPEQQAHEGYEWFYVLSGTVRLLLGDHDLLLRPGEVAEFDTRTPHWFGNPSTEAAEALVLFGPQGERLHLRAAARRTPRP; encoded by the coding sequence GTGGTCGAGGACGAGGAGCTCACGGCGGTCCTGCAGGCGGTCGGCCCGCGGCTCCGGGCGACCCGGCTCCAGCGCGGCACGACGCTGGCGGAGGTCTCGACGGCGACCGGCATCTCGGTGAGCACGCTGTCGCGACTGGAGTCGGGCCAGCGACGGCCGACGCTCGAGCTGCTGCTCGCCCTGTCGCGCGCGCACCGGGTGAACCTCGACGAGCTGGTGGGTGCGCCCGCGACCGGCGACGCGCGCGTGCGGCCCAAGCCGGTGAAGCACAGGGGCATGACATACCTGCCGCTGTCCCGGCAGGCAGCCGGTGGCCTGCAGGCGGTCAAGATGCTCATCCCTCCCCACTGGCCGGCGGGCGAGCCGGAGCAGCAGGCGCACGAGGGCTACGAGTGGTTCTACGTGCTGTCGGGGACAGTGCGCCTGCTGCTCGGAGACCACGACCTGCTCCTGCGCCCCGGCGAGGTCGCCGAGTTCGACACCCGCACGCCGCACTGGTTCGGCAACCCGAGCACCGAGGCGGCCGAGGCGCTGGTGCTCTTCGGGCCGCAGGGCGAGCGGCTGCACCTGCGCGCCGCAGCACGGCGTACGCCGCGCCCCTGA